One part of the Rutidosis leptorrhynchoides isolate AG116_Rl617_1_P2 chromosome 1, CSIRO_AGI_Rlap_v1, whole genome shotgun sequence genome encodes these proteins:
- the LOC139872028 gene encoding cytochrome P450 710A11-like, with product MDSVSTFFASLAPYIISLVAFAILLEQITYLKKKRWVPGPSLVFPFFGNAISLVRNPTSFWDLQSDLAKSSNQGFSVNYIVGRFIVFIRSTDLSHKVFANVRQDAFHLIGHPFGKKLFGEHNMIYMLGQEHKDLRRRIAPNFTPKALSTYTQLQQHVILKHLKSWLELPESGTKPFPLRLLCRDMNLETSQNVFVGPYLSGESRNRFEIDYNLFNVGLMKLPIDLPGFAFRNARLAVSRLIETLTVCAEDSKQKMKSGNDPTCLVDFWMQDAIREIAAAEDAGGNQPPQHTNSVEIGGHLFDFLFASQDASTSSLLWAVTLLDSHPDVLETVRKEVSGIWSPESDKLITAEQLREMRYTEAVAREVIRYRAPATLVPHIAGEDFPLTETYTIPKGTIVFPSVFESSFQGFIEADRFDPDRFLEIRQEDRVYKKNYLAFGAGTHQCVGQRYAINHLVLFIAMFTSLFDFKRVRSDGCDEIAYVPTICPRDDCKVVLSLRCKQFPCLS from the coding sequence atggATTCCGTTTCCACTTTTTTCGCTTCCCTTGCTCCCTACATTATATCACTCGTTGCATTCGCGATACTCCTCGAACAAATCACTTACTTAAAAAAGAAACGGTGGGTCCCTGGACCCAGCCTCGTGTTTCCGTTTTTCGGAAATGCAATTTCCTTAGTGCGTAATCCGACGTCGTTTTGGGACTTACAGTCCGACCTGGCTAAATCCTCTAACCAAGGGTTTTCAGTTAATTACATAGTCGGACGATTTATCGTTTTCATTCGCTCAACTGATTTATCACATAAAGTCTTCGCTAATGTTCGTCAAGATGCTTTTCATCTAATCGGTCATCCGTTTGGTAAAAAATTATTCGGTGAACATAATATGATTTACATGTTGGGACAAGAACACAAGGACTTACGACGTCGTATTGCTCCTAATTTTACACCTAAAGCTCTTTCAACTTATACTCAACTTCAACAGCATGTTATTTTAAAGCACCTGAAGTCGTGGTTAGAGTTACCGGAATCCGGTACAAAACCGTTTCCGTTGCGGTTACTTTGTCGTGATATGAATCTCGAAACGAGTCAAAACGTTTTCGTTGGACCGTATTTAAGCGGTGAATCGAGAAACCGGTTTGAAATTGATTATAACTTATTCAATGTCGGATTAATGAAATTACCGATTGATTTACCCGGCTTTGCGTTTAGGAACGCACGATTAGCGGTTTCTAGGTTGATTGAAACCCTAACTGTTTGTGCTGAAGATAGTAAACAGAAAATGAAATCGGGTAATGATCCGACTTGTTTAGTTGATTTCTGGATGCAAGATGCAATTCGTGAAATCGCCGCCGCGGAAGACGCCGGAGGAAACCAACCGCCGCAGCACACCAACAGTGTTGAGATTGGGGGTCATTTATTTGATTTTCTCTTCGCTTCACAAGATGCCTCCACGTCATCATTACTTTGGGCGGTTACGTTACTTGACTCACATCCGGATGTTCTAGAAACTGTACGGAAAGAAGTGTCTGGAATCTGGTCACCGGAATCGGATAAGCTAATCACTGCCGAACAGTTACGTGAAATGCGGTACACGGAGGCGGTTGCGCGAGAAGTTATACGGTACAGAGCTCCGGCGACGTTAGTTCCACATATCGCCGGAGAAGACTTTCCGTTGACGGAGACTTACACGATTCCGAAAGGAACGATTGTGTTTCCGTCGGTGTTTGAATCATCATTCCAAGGGTTTATTGAGGCGGACCGGTTCGACCCGGACCGGTTTTTGGAAATTCGACAAGAAGACCGGGTTTATAAGAAAAATTACCTGGCGTTTGGGGCTGGGACCCACCAGTGTGTGGGACAGAGGTATGCAATAAATCACCTGGTTTTATTTATCGCGATGTTCACTTCATTGTTTGACTTCAAAAGGGTAAGATCGGACGGCTGTGATGAGATCGCTTATGTCCCTACTATCTGTCCACGTGACGATTGCAAAGTTGTTTTGTCACTTAGATGTAAACAATTTCCATGTCTCTCGTGA